One window of Mesorhizobium sp. PAMC28654 genomic DNA carries:
- a CDS encoding ABC transporter permease, producing the protein MTNPIAPDLPATARMPGKPRAGVWRRLFQRPLALIGLVIVAIVVGGAILAPWLTGYDPNEQMFDGLTIEGSPLPPSAHFWLGTDLLGRDLLTRILYGARTSLIIGVVANGVALLIGTLVGVTAGYFRGWIGSVLMRFTDLMMAFPALLLAICLAAVFQPSLWIVAMVIALVNWVQTARVIYTETSSLSEREFIDAERTIGASAPRILFRHILPHLLPTIIVWGTLGISTTVLLEATLSFLGIGVQPPTASWGNIIFENQTYFQAAPWLVFFPGAAILALALAFNLIGDALRDILDPTQRGRA; encoded by the coding sequence ATGACCAATCCCATCGCGCCTGATCTTCCGGCAACCGCGCGCATGCCAGGCAAGCCACGCGCCGGCGTCTGGCGTCGGCTGTTCCAGCGTCCGCTGGCGCTGATCGGCCTGGTGATCGTCGCCATCGTGGTGGGCGGCGCGATCCTGGCGCCATGGCTGACCGGCTACGATCCCAATGAGCAGATGTTCGACGGCCTGACCATCGAGGGCTCGCCACTACCGCCGAGCGCCCATTTCTGGCTGGGCACGGACCTGCTCGGTCGTGACCTGCTGACCCGCATCCTCTACGGCGCGCGCACGTCGCTGATCATCGGCGTCGTCGCCAACGGCGTGGCACTGCTGATCGGCACGCTGGTCGGCGTCACCGCCGGCTATTTCCGCGGCTGGATCGGCAGCGTGCTGATGCGCTTCACCGACCTGATGATGGCCTTTCCGGCACTGCTGCTGGCGATTTGCCTCGCGGCGGTGTTCCAGCCGAGCCTGTGGATCGTCGCCATGGTCATCGCGCTGGTGAACTGGGTGCAGACCGCGCGCGTCATCTACACCGAGACCAGTTCCTTGTCCGAGCGCGAGTTCATCGACGCCGAACGCACCATCGGCGCCAGCGCGCCGCGCATCCTGTTTCGCCACATCCTGCCGCATCTGCTGCCGACGATCATCGTCTGGGGCACGCTCGGCATCTCGACCACGGTGCTTTTGGAAGCGACGCTCTCCTTCCTCGGCATCGGCGTGCAGCCGCCGACCGCTTCCTGGGGCAACATCATCTTCGAGAACCAGACCTATTTCCAGGCAGCGCCCTGGCTGGTGTTCTTCCCGGGTGCCGCGATCCTGGCGCTGGCGCTGGCCTTCAACCTGATCGGCGATGCGCTGCGCGACATCCTCGACCCGACACAAAGAGGCCGGGCATGA
- a CDS encoding ABC transporter permease has translation MIAYLGRRIIQSALILLGVSLITFALLYLLPADPVRQIAGRSATPETVENIRRQLGLDQPFVVQYWHYLTRLLSGDLGRSYIQRSQVTELIVSRLPASLLLMVGAILCELAIGLTMGLIAAVKRGTATDQSLMVASFVGVSAPQFVVGLLLLYVFAVRLGWFPIGGYGTWRHLVLPSLTMGILGAGWYARMMRSSMIDVLRQDYVRTARAKGLARRAILFRHALPNAILPVIAMIGIDIGIFMGGIVVVESVFGWPGIGQLAWQAIQRVDIPIIMGVTLVSACAIVLGNLLADVITPFIDPRIKLR, from the coding sequence ATGATCGCCTATCTTGGCCGCCGCATCATCCAGTCGGCTCTGATCCTGCTCGGCGTCTCGCTGATCACATTCGCGCTGCTCTATCTGCTGCCCGCCGATCCGGTCAGGCAGATCGCCGGCCGCAGCGCCACGCCCGAGACAGTCGAGAATATCCGCCGCCAGCTCGGCCTCGACCAGCCTTTCGTCGTCCAGTACTGGCACTATCTGACCCGCCTGCTCAGCGGCGACCTCGGCCGTTCCTACATCCAGCGTTCGCAGGTTACCGAGCTGATCGTCTCGCGGCTGCCGGCGAGCCTGCTTCTGATGGTTGGCGCGATCCTGTGCGAGCTGGCGATCGGCCTGACCATGGGCCTCATTGCCGCCGTCAAGCGCGGCACCGCCACCGACCAGTCGCTGATGGTAGCCTCCTTCGTCGGCGTCTCGGCGCCGCAATTCGTCGTCGGCCTGCTGCTGCTCTACGTGTTCGCGGTGCGGCTCGGCTGGTTTCCGATCGGCGGCTACGGCACCTGGCGCCATCTGGTGCTGCCTTCGCTGACGATGGGCATCCTCGGCGCCGGCTGGTACGCGCGCATGATGCGCTCGTCGATGATCGACGTGCTCCGGCAGGATTATGTGCGCACCGCGCGCGCCAAGGGCCTGGCACGCCGTGCCATCCTCTTCCGCCACGCTTTGCCCAACGCCATCCTGCCGGTGATCGCCATGATCGGCATCGACATCGGCATCTTCATGGGCGGCATCGTGGTGGTCGAAAGCGTGTTCGGCTGGCCCGGCATCGGCCAGCTCGCCTGGCAGGCCATCCAGCGCGTCGACATTCCAATCATCATGGGCGTCACGCTGGTTTCTGCCTGCGCCATCGTGCTCGGCAATCTCCTGGCCGACGTCATCACGCCCTTCATCGATCCCCGTATCAAGCTCAGATGA
- a CDS encoding ABC transporter substrate-binding protein: protein MLGMTSVRAEDTIDPNAKQGGAITITYKDDVATLDPAIGYDWQNWSMIKSLFDGLMDYEPGTTNLKPDLAESYDISPDGKTFTFKLRHGVKFHNGREMTADDVKYSLDRVTNPKTQSPGAGFFGSIKGYDDVAAGKATSLSGVTVVDPYTVKFELTRPDATFLHVMAINFSHVVPKEEVEKYGADFGKHPVGTGAFKLAEWTLGQRIVFERNADYWHKGLPHLDKITFEIGQEPIVALLRLQKGEIDVPGDGIPPAKFQEVMADPEQKARVVEGGQLHTGYVTMNTTMAPFDNVKVRQAVNMAINKARVVQIINNRAVPANQPLPPSMPGYDKEFKGYPYDVAKAKALLAEAGHPDGFETQLFVMNTDPNPRIAQAIQQDLAAIGIKASIQSLAQANVIAAGGDKAGAPMIWSGGMAWIADFPDPSNFYGPILGCAGAVPGGWNWSWYCNKDLDAKAAEADAVVDPAKAGERDKMWSAIYEKVMADAPWAPVFNEQRFTMKSARMGGADNLYVDPVHIPINYDNVYVKDVQ, encoded by the coding sequence ATGCTTGGCATGACAAGCGTTCGCGCCGAGGACACCATTGACCCCAACGCCAAGCAGGGCGGCGCCATCACCATCACCTACAAGGACGATGTCGCGACCCTCGACCCGGCGATCGGCTATGACTGGCAGAACTGGTCGATGATCAAGAGCCTGTTCGACGGGCTGATGGACTATGAGCCGGGCACCACCAACCTGAAGCCCGATCTCGCCGAAAGCTATGACATCTCGCCCGACGGCAAGACCTTCACCTTCAAGCTGCGCCATGGGGTGAAATTCCACAATGGCCGCGAGATGACCGCCGACGACGTGAAATATTCGCTCGACCGCGTCACCAATCCGAAGACGCAGAGCCCCGGCGCCGGCTTCTTCGGTTCGATCAAGGGCTATGACGATGTCGCCGCCGGCAAGGCGACAAGCCTCTCCGGCGTCACCGTCGTCGATCCCTATACGGTCAAGTTCGAACTGACCCGTCCCGACGCCACCTTCCTGCATGTCATGGCCATCAACTTCTCGCATGTCGTGCCGAAGGAAGAGGTCGAGAAATACGGCGCCGATTTCGGCAAGCATCCGGTCGGCACTGGCGCCTTCAAGCTCGCCGAATGGACGCTCGGACAGCGCATCGTCTTCGAGCGCAACGCGGACTATTGGCACAAGGGCCTGCCGCATCTCGACAAGATCACCTTCGAGATCGGCCAGGAGCCGATCGTGGCGCTGCTGCGCCTGCAGAAGGGCGAGATCGACGTGCCCGGCGATGGCATTCCGCCGGCCAAGTTCCAGGAAGTCATGGCTGATCCCGAGCAGAAGGCCCGCGTCGTCGAGGGCGGCCAGCTGCACACCGGCTATGTCACCATGAACACCACTATGGCGCCCTTCGACAATGTGAAGGTGCGCCAGGCCGTCAACATGGCGATCAACAAGGCGCGCGTCGTCCAGATCATCAACAACCGCGCGGTGCCGGCCAACCAGCCGCTGCCTCCGTCGATGCCGGGCTATGACAAGGAATTCAAGGGCTATCCCTATGACGTGGCCAAGGCCAAGGCATTGCTCGCCGAGGCCGGCCACCCCGATGGCTTCGAGACGCAGTTGTTCGTCATGAACACCGACCCCAACCCGCGCATCGCCCAGGCCATCCAACAGGATCTGGCGGCGATCGGCATCAAGGCCAGTATCCAGTCGCTGGCGCAGGCCAATGTCATTGCCGCTGGTGGCGACAAGGCCGGCGCGCCGATGATCTGGTCCGGCGGCATGGCCTGGATCGCCGACTTCCCGGATCCGTCGAACTTCTACGGCCCGATCCTCGGCTGCGCGGGCGCTGTTCCGGGTGGCTGGAACTGGTCGTGGTATTGCAACAAGGACCTTGACGCCAAGGCGGCCGAGGCCGACGCCGTGGTCGATCCCGCCAAGGCCGGCGAGCGCGACAAGATGTGGAGCGCGATCTACGAAAAGGTGATGGCGGACGCCCCCTGGGCGCCGGTCTTCAACGAACAGCGCTTCACCATGAAATCCGCGCGCATGGGTGGTGCCGACAACCTCTATGTCGACCCGGTCCACATCCCGATCAACTATGACAATGTGTACGTAAAAGATGTGCAATAA
- a CDS encoding acetamidase/formamidase family protein, which yields MCNNCDYTIHGRHHHFGWDNSFVPAEKVAPGSTIEFQCLDSSGGQLTPDSTVGDIAKLDFARINPVTGPIFVDGAEPGDALKVTIEMFKPSGFGWTANIPGFGLLADDFKEPALNIWKYDAASLEPALFGRQGRVPLKPFAGTIGNAPAEKGHHSVVPPRRVGGNLDIRDLAAGTTLYLPVEVAGALFSVGDTHAAQGDGEVCGTAIESPMDVVLKLDLVKDARLKTPRFTTPGPVTRHLDAKGYEVTTGIGPDLMSGAKEAVAQMVDLLAGRYQIDPVEAYMLASVCGDLRISEIVDMPNWVVSFYFPRCVFE from the coding sequence ATGTGCAATAACTGCGATTATACCATCCACGGGCGCCATCATCATTTCGGCTGGGACAATTCCTTTGTCCCGGCCGAGAAGGTGGCGCCCGGCTCGACCATCGAGTTCCAGTGCCTCGATTCGTCAGGCGGCCAGTTGACGCCGGACAGCACGGTCGGCGACATCGCCAAGCTCGACTTCGCTAGGATCAATCCGGTGACCGGGCCGATCTTCGTCGACGGTGCGGAGCCCGGCGATGCGCTGAAGGTGACGATCGAGATGTTCAAACCGTCCGGCTTCGGCTGGACGGCGAACATTCCGGGGTTCGGCCTGCTCGCCGACGACTTCAAGGAACCGGCGCTGAACATCTGGAAATATGACGCGGCCTCACTGGAGCCGGCTTTGTTCGGCAGACAAGGCCGCGTGCCGCTGAAGCCTTTTGCCGGCACCATCGGCAATGCGCCGGCTGAAAAGGGCCATCATTCGGTGGTGCCGCCCCGGCGTGTCGGCGGCAATCTCGACATCCGCGATCTCGCCGCCGGCACCACGCTTTACCTGCCGGTGGAAGTGGCGGGCGCGTTGTTTTCCGTCGGCGACACGCATGCCGCGCAGGGCGACGGCGAGGTGTGCGGCACGGCGATCGAGAGCCCGATGGACGTCGTGCTCAAGCTCGACCTGGTCAAGGATGCCAGGCTGAAGACGCCGCGCTTCACCACGCCCGGACCGGTGACACGCCATCTCGACGCCAAGGGCTATGAGGTGACGACCGGTATCGGGCCGGACCTGATGTCGGGCGCCAAGGAAGCGGTCGCCCAGATGGTCGACCTGCTTGCCGGCCGGTACCAGATCGATCCCGTCGAGGCCTATATGCTGGCTTCGGTGTGCGGCGATCTGCGCATCAGCGAGATCGTCGACATGCCGAACTGGGTCGTCTCATTCTACTTCCCGCGCTGCGTGTTTGAATGA
- a CDS encoding ABC transporter ATP-binding protein: MTSETKPILDIANLCVSVRGEDGEREVVSNLSLRLSRGETLCIAGESGSGKSMTALAIMQLLPQPAARISAGTIRLHDKDLGDSELTGRNERQMRRIRGDRIAMIFQEPMTSLNPVLSIGRQLTESIEAHTSLSPAEARKRAIEALKAVRISEAESRLKQFPHELSGGMRQRVMIAMALALEPDVLIADEPTTALDVTVQGEVLELLRDLQRERGTSVILITHDMGVVAEMADRVIIMRHGRMVEEGKAADIFARPQAAYTRELLAAVPRIGAGVGRQASRDTEAAASANVAEVKDLHVRFDLHGGFFGRVNRRVHAVEGINFSIAPNETLALVGESGCGKSTTAKALAGLVPYSGDIVVGGRNLSGLGRDERKAVRRDVQMIFQDPFASLDPRMRVGDLVAEPLVIHGIASKEQRSQRVAALFERVGLTTDQMELYPHEFSGGQRQRVCIARALALRPKLIIADESVSALDVSVQARVLDLLKELQREFGVAYLFISHDMAVVENISDRVAVMYLGQIVEMGTRDQVFSNPRHPYTRRLIEAVPVPDPARRRSRFARLEQEIPSTTRKIGEAPMKLALQDVGNGHLVAAGN, encoded by the coding sequence ATGACCAGCGAAACAAAGCCCATTCTCGATATCGCCAACCTCTGCGTCAGCGTGCGCGGCGAGGATGGCGAGCGCGAGGTCGTGTCCAACCTCTCGCTGCGGCTTTCGCGCGGCGAGACGCTTTGCATTGCCGGAGAATCCGGCTCCGGCAAATCGATGACGGCGCTGGCGATCATGCAGCTGCTGCCGCAACCGGCGGCCCGCATCTCCGCCGGGACGATCCGACTTCACGACAAGGACCTGGGCGATAGCGAGCTGACTGGTCGCAACGAGCGCCAGATGCGGCGCATTCGCGGCGACCGCATCGCCATGATCTTCCAGGAGCCGATGACATCGCTGAACCCGGTGTTGTCGATCGGTCGCCAGCTCACCGAATCCATCGAGGCGCATACCAGCCTGTCGCCGGCCGAGGCGCGCAAGCGCGCCATCGAGGCGCTGAAAGCGGTGCGCATCTCGGAAGCCGAAAGTCGGCTAAAGCAGTTTCCGCACGAACTGTCCGGCGGCATGCGCCAGCGCGTGATGATCGCCATGGCGCTGGCGCTCGAGCCCGACGTGCTGATCGCCGATGAGCCGACGACGGCGCTCGACGTCACCGTGCAAGGCGAGGTGCTGGAGCTGTTGCGCGACCTGCAGCGCGAGCGTGGCACCAGCGTCATCCTTATCACCCACGACATGGGCGTGGTCGCCGAAATGGCCGACCGTGTCATCATCATGCGGCATGGCCGCATGGTCGAGGAAGGAAAGGCCGCCGACATTTTCGCGCGACCGCAGGCTGCCTACACCAGGGAATTGCTGGCGGCCGTGCCGCGCATCGGCGCAGGCGTCGGCCGGCAGGCGTCCAGGGACACCGAAGCAGCGGCATCGGCGAATGTCGCCGAGGTAAAAGACCTGCATGTCCGCTTCGACCTGCATGGCGGCTTCTTCGGCAGGGTCAACCGCCGCGTCCACGCCGTCGAAGGTATCAATTTTTCGATCGCGCCCAACGAGACGCTGGCGCTGGTCGGCGAATCCGGCTGCGGCAAGTCGACCACCGCCAAGGCGCTTGCCGGGCTGGTGCCTTACAGCGGCGACATCGTCGTTGGCGGGCGCAACCTGTCGGGCCTTGGCCGCGACGAGCGTAAGGCGGTGCGCCGCGACGTGCAGATGATTTTTCAGGACCCCTTCGCCTCGCTCGACCCACGCATGCGCGTCGGCGACCTCGTCGCCGAGCCGCTGGTGATCCACGGCATCGCCTCGAAGGAACAGCGCAGCCAGCGCGTGGCAGCGCTGTTCGAACGCGTCGGCCTGACGACCGACCAGATGGAACTCTATCCGCACGAGTTCTCGGGCGGCCAGCGCCAGCGCGTCTGCATAGCGCGTGCGCTCGCCCTGCGGCCGAAACTGATCATCGCCGACGAGAGCGTCTCGGCGCTCGACGTGTCCGTGCAGGCGCGGGTGCTCGACCTTTTGAAGGAGCTGCAGCGCGAGTTCGGCGTCGCCTATCTGTTCATCTCGCACGACATGGCGGTGGTCGAGAACATTTCTGACCGCGTTGCCGTCATGTATCTCGGCCAGATCGTCGAGATGGGCACGCGCGACCAGGTCTTTTCCAACCCGCGCCACCCCTATACAAGGCGCCTGATCGAAGCAGTGCCGGTGCCCGATCCGGCAAGGCGAAGGAGCCGCTTCGCGCGCCTCGAGCAGGAGATACCGAGCACCACCCGCAAGATCGGCGAAGCGCCGATGAAGCTGGCCCTGCAGGATGTCGGCAACGGGCATCTCGTCGCCGCCGGGAATTGA
- a CDS encoding FGGY-family carbohydrate kinase produces the protein MTKQFVCAVDVGTGSARAGILDTTGTLLGRAEHPIAMNQPKPDHAEHDSRDIWSAVCTAARAARAKAGVAAEDVVGISFDATCSLVVRDRQGGQLSVSVTGDRRWDTIVWLDHRAIAEADECTTSGHAVLDYIGGVMSPEMATPKLMWLKRNLPETWNEAGYLFDLADFLTWQATGSLARSQCTLTAKWTYLAHEETAWRRDFFDIVGLDDLFEHGNLPEKASPVGADIGPLTARAAAELGLTEKCRVGAGVIDAYAGALGVLGGFAGDEQNIGRHLALIAGTSSCVMAMSPDPQPFAGVWGPYYGAALPKLWLSEGGQSATGALLDHIIRWHGAGGEPDAAMHAKIARRVAELRATEGENLAARLHVLPDFHGNRSPLADPHAVGVVSGLTLDASFDSLCKLYWRTAVGIALGVRHVLEALNENGYLIDTLHVTGGHTKNPLLMELYADATGCTVIEPLADEAVLLGTGMVAATAAGLFPDLNAACLAMQQGGKERASNPASGPRFDRDYRIFLEMHRQRQMLDAIR, from the coding sequence TTGACGAAACAGTTCGTTTGCGCGGTCGATGTCGGCACCGGGAGCGCCCGCGCGGGCATTCTCGATACAACTGGCACCTTGCTCGGCCGCGCCGAACATCCGATCGCCATGAACCAGCCAAAGCCGGATCACGCCGAGCATGATTCTCGCGATATCTGGTCGGCGGTCTGTACCGCCGCGCGTGCTGCCCGGGCCAAGGCAGGCGTCGCCGCCGAGGATGTCGTCGGCATCTCATTCGACGCCACCTGCTCGCTGGTCGTGCGTGACCGGCAAGGCGGCCAGCTCAGCGTGTCCGTCACCGGCGACAGGCGCTGGGACACCATCGTCTGGCTTGACCATCGTGCCATTGCCGAGGCCGACGAATGCACGACAAGCGGCCACGCCGTGCTCGATTATATCGGCGGCGTCATGTCGCCGGAAATGGCGACGCCGAAGCTGATGTGGCTGAAGCGAAACCTGCCGGAAACGTGGAATGAAGCCGGCTACCTATTCGACCTCGCAGACTTCCTCACCTGGCAGGCGACCGGCTCGCTCGCCAGATCGCAATGCACGCTGACGGCCAAATGGACCTATCTCGCGCATGAAGAAACCGCATGGCGGCGGGACTTCTTCGACATCGTCGGTCTCGACGATCTTTTCGAGCACGGCAACCTGCCGGAAAAGGCCAGCCCAGTCGGCGCCGATATTGGGCCGCTGACCGCGCGGGCGGCAGCGGAGCTTGGGCTGACCGAAAAATGCCGGGTCGGCGCCGGGGTCATCGATGCCTATGCCGGCGCGCTTGGCGTGCTCGGTGGTTTTGCCGGCGATGAACAGAACATCGGCCGGCATCTGGCGCTGATCGCCGGCACGTCGAGCTGCGTCATGGCGATGTCGCCCGATCCGCAGCCTTTCGCCGGCGTGTGGGGTCCTTACTATGGCGCGGCATTGCCGAAGCTGTGGCTGTCGGAAGGCGGCCAGTCCGCCACCGGCGCCCTGCTCGACCACATCATCCGCTGGCACGGCGCCGGCGGCGAGCCGGACGCCGCCATGCATGCCAAGATCGCACGGCGCGTCGCGGAGTTGCGCGCCACTGAAGGTGAGAACCTTGCCGCGAGGTTGCACGTGCTGCCGGATTTCCATGGCAACCGTTCGCCGCTCGCCGACCCGCATGCCGTCGGCGTGGTCAGCGGGCTGACGCTGGATGCCTCCTTCGACAGCCTGTGCAAGCTCTACTGGCGCACCGCCGTCGGCATCGCGCTCGGCGTGCGCCATGTGCTGGAGGCACTGAACGAGAACGGCTATTTGATCGACACGCTGCATGTCACCGGCGGCCACACCAAGAACCCGCTGTTGATGGAACTCTATGCCGATGCCACAGGCTGCACGGTGATCGAGCCGCTGGCCGACGAGGCGGTGCTGCTCGGCACCGGCATGGTCGCCGCCACCGCCGCCGGGCTGTTCCCCGATCTCAACGCCGCCTGTCTTGCCATGCAGCAGGGCGGCAAGGAGCGCGCGTCAAACCCGGCCTCTGGCCCGCGCTTCGACCGCGACTACCGGATTTTCCTGGAGATGCACCGGCAAAGACAGATGCTGGACGCGATCAGGTAG
- a CDS encoding HAD family hydrolase produces the protein MAPELVIFDCDGVLVDSEGLSVSALLGMIKLAGGTMDEDTAYEHFLGKSMKSVREILGRDFGLDITDTQLTEMRVELMRRFREELKPVAGVSEMLPKLSVPRCVASSGTLDRIRYALDVTGLLGLLEPHLFSAAMVTRGKPAPDLFLHAATAMGVKPENCLVIEDSPAGVEAARAASMHVFAFTGGSHAGNPALKARLASMQPDFIFADMLQLPDIIAGLGARVRAS, from the coding sequence ATGGCGCCCGAACTGGTCATCTTCGACTGCGACGGCGTGCTGGTGGACAGCGAAGGGCTCTCCGTCTCCGCCCTGCTCGGCATGATCAAGCTAGCCGGCGGCACCATGGACGAGGATACCGCCTACGAGCATTTCCTCGGCAAGAGCATGAAGAGCGTCCGAGAGATCCTCGGCCGCGACTTCGGGCTTGATATCACCGACACGCAGCTGACCGAGATGCGCGTCGAGCTGATGCGCAGGTTTCGCGAGGAGCTGAAGCCGGTGGCTGGCGTCAGCGAGATGCTGCCGAAGCTCTCCGTGCCTCGTTGCGTTGCCTCTTCAGGCACGCTCGACCGCATCCGCTATGCGCTTGACGTCACGGGGCTGCTCGGCCTGCTGGAACCACACCTGTTCAGCGCCGCCATGGTGACGCGGGGCAAGCCGGCCCCGGATCTCTTCCTTCACGCCGCCACGGCCATGGGGGTCAAACCTGAAAACTGCCTCGTCATCGAGGACAGTCCGGCGGGTGTCGAGGCGGCGCGGGCCGCAAGTATGCACGTCTTCGCCTTCACCGGCGGCTCGCATGCCGGCAACCCGGCGCTCAAAGCACGGCTTGCGTCGATGCAACCGGACTTTATATTCGCTGACATGCTGCAATTGCCCGATATCATTGCAGGCCTGGGAGCGAGAGTTAGAGCATCTTGA
- a CDS encoding mannitol dehydrogenase family protein — translation MTVKLSSSNLSRLPAKVAGPKYDRSALKAGIVHFGVGNFHRSHQAVYLDDLFNSGIGHDWALIGAGVFEGEKIGRVKLEEQDWLTTVVEQDSGHMSARVTGAMIDFLTPGDASAIIERLADPAIKIVSLTITEGGYFIDPASGVFNPTHPDIVADAQPGATPKTVFGIILAGLVRRRDEGTVPFTVMSCDNIPHNGHVTSAGVIGLAWLIDGDLAKWVSDKVAFPNGMVDRITPATTDRERGILAADFGLEDNWPVFCEPFRQWVLEDHFTAGRPALEKVGVQFVKNVAPYELMKIRILNGGHATIAYPAGLMDIHFVHEAMQEPLVSGFLAKLEREEIIPTVPPVPDTVLEEYYQLIESRFSNPKIGDTVRRLCLDGSNRQPKFIIPTIADRLKAGKGVAGLALESALWCRYCFGTTDSGAIIEPNDPSWDRLQATAKAAKDTPAAWLAMEDIYGDVGRSTAFAQAFAHALGVLWSNGARATLTRYLAGQL, via the coding sequence ATGACCGTGAAACTCTCCTCCTCCAATCTCTCCAGGCTACCCGCCAAGGTCGCTGGTCCGAAATACGACCGCTCCGCGTTGAAGGCCGGCATCGTGCATTTCGGCGTCGGCAATTTCCATCGCTCGCACCAGGCTGTCTATCTCGACGATCTGTTCAATTCAGGCATCGGCCACGATTGGGCGCTGATCGGCGCCGGTGTCTTCGAGGGCGAGAAGATCGGTCGCGTCAAGCTGGAAGAGCAGGATTGGCTGACCACCGTGGTCGAGCAGGATAGCGGCCATATGAGCGCCCGTGTTACCGGCGCGATGATCGATTTCCTGACGCCTGGCGATGCATCGGCGATCATCGAACGCCTTGCCGATCCGGCGATCAAGATCGTCTCGCTGACCATCACCGAGGGCGGCTATTTCATCGACCCGGCCTCCGGCGTTTTCAACCCGACCCATCCCGATATCGTCGCGGACGCGCAGCCAGGGGCGACGCCGAAGACGGTGTTCGGCATCATCCTCGCCGGGTTGGTGCGCCGTCGCGACGAAGGCACCGTGCCGTTCACCGTGATGTCGTGCGACAACATTCCCCACAACGGCCACGTCACATCCGCCGGCGTCATCGGCCTTGCCTGGCTGATCGATGGGGATCTGGCGAAATGGGTCAGCGACAAGGTCGCCTTTCCCAATGGCATGGTCGACCGTATCACACCGGCGACCACTGACCGCGAGCGCGGCATACTGGCCGCGGATTTCGGGCTGGAGGACAACTGGCCGGTCTTCTGCGAGCCCTTCCGGCAATGGGTGCTGGAAGACCATTTCACCGCAGGGCGACCGGCGCTGGAGAAGGTCGGGGTGCAGTTCGTCAAGAATGTCGCGCCTTACGAGCTGATGAAGATCCGCATCCTCAATGGCGGCCACGCGACCATCGCCTATCCCGCCGGTCTGATGGACATCCACTTCGTCCACGAGGCGATGCAGGAACCGCTGGTCAGCGGCTTCCTGGCCAAGCTCGAGCGGGAGGAAATCATCCCGACCGTGCCGCCGGTGCCGGACACCGTTCTGGAGGAGTACTACCAGCTGATCGAAAGCCGGTTCTCCAATCCCAAGATCGGCGACACTGTGCGCCGGCTGTGCCTCGACGGTTCCAACCGCCAGCCGAAGTTCATCATCCCGACCATCGCCGACAGGCTGAAGGCGGGAAAAGGCGTCGCCGGCCTGGCGCTGGAATCAGCGTTGTGGTGCCGCTACTGCTTCGGCACGACGGATAGCGGCGCCATCATCGAACCCAACGACCCGAGCTGGGACCGGCTGCAGGCTACGGCAAAAGCGGCGAAGGATACGCCGGCCGCGTGGCTTGCCATGGAGGACATTTATGGCGACGTCGGCCGCTCGACAGCCTTCGCGCAAGCCTTCGCCCATGCGCTCGGCGTCCTTTGGTCGAACGGCGCCCGCGCCACGCTGACGCGTTATCTCGCCGGCCAGCTCTGA
- a CDS encoding L-iditol 2-dehydrogenase: MRLKGKSALVTGSARGIGRAFAECYVREGAIVAIADINLEAAEKTAAEIGDKAYAVKLDVTDLASIEAAVKAVEEKTGGLDILINNAALFDLAPIVEITKASYDKLFSVNVAGTLFMLQAASRSMIARGKGGRIINMASQAGRRGEALVGVYCATKAAVISLTQSAGLDLIKHRINVNAIAPGVVDGEHWDHVDSLFAKYENRPRGEKKKLVGEAVPYGRMGTARDLTGMAVFLASEDAEYIVAQTYNVDGGQWMS, translated from the coding sequence GTGAGGCTGAAGGGCAAATCGGCGCTGGTCACGGGATCGGCACGCGGGATCGGCAGGGCCTTCGCCGAATGCTATGTCCGTGAAGGCGCCATTGTCGCCATTGCCGACATCAATCTGGAAGCTGCCGAGAAGACTGCCGCCGAGATCGGCGACAAGGCCTACGCCGTGAAACTCGATGTCACAGACTTGGCTTCGATCGAGGCGGCGGTAAAGGCTGTCGAGGAAAAGACCGGTGGGCTGGATATATTGATCAACAATGCCGCCCTGTTCGATCTGGCGCCGATCGTCGAGATCACCAAGGCAAGCTACGACAAGTTGTTCTCCGTCAATGTCGCCGGCACGCTGTTCATGCTGCAGGCGGCAAGCCGCTCGATGATCGCGCGGGGCAAGGGCGGCAGGATCATCAACATGGCAAGCCAGGCCGGACGGCGTGGCGAGGCGCTGGTCGGGGTCTATTGCGCCACCAAGGCCGCCGTCATCTCGCTCACTCAGTCGGCGGGGCTCGACCTGATCAAGCATCGCATCAACGTCAACGCCATCGCGCCGGGCGTGGTCGATGGCGAACACTGGGATCACGTCGATTCCCTGTTCGCCAAATACGAGAACCGGCCCAGGGGCGAGAAGAAAAAGCTTGTCGGCGAGGCGGTGCCTTACGGCCGCATGGGCACGGCGCGGGACCTCACAGGCATGGCGGTTTTTCTCGCCAGCGAGGACGCCGAATACATCGTCGCCCAGACCTACAATGTTGATGGCGGCCAGTGGATGAGCTGA